The following are encoded in a window of Chloroflexota bacterium genomic DNA:
- a CDS encoding glycosyltransferase, with protein sequence MSDLPTIRCSIGITAYNEEKNIGRLLDALREQELLHVVIGEIIVVASGCTDGTVDVVRARMATDPRVKLFTQEKREGKTSAINVFLANAHEEICVLESADTLPRSDTIENLVKPFFDSKIGMTGAQKVAANTPDHIIGYFSHLRLKLEHSLCLEIPRLGELIAFRKVLDGIPRDVSMDEAFVEAIVIQRGLEVRYAPDAVVFSMGPQTVNDFIVQRRRNYAGHLHLRHKYGYRVSSLDSGRVMRLAFEEIWGAVRLIGVLGVLATVEFWARLLGTYDYYFRGRKHEVWEIAKTTKQFDADPAQAATDSPGELGKGAAR encoded by the coding sequence ATGTCCGATTTACCGACAATTCGCTGTAGCATCGGCATCACAGCTTATAACGAGGAGAAGAACATTGGCCGCCTGCTCGATGCGCTGCGCGAGCAGGAGCTGCTGCACGTCGTTATCGGCGAGATCATCGTCGTTGCCAGCGGCTGCACCGACGGCACCGTGGATGTGGTGCGCGCCCGCATGGCGACCGACCCGCGCGTCAAGCTCTTTACGCAGGAGAAGCGCGAGGGCAAGACCTCTGCGATCAACGTCTTCCTGGCCAACGCGCACGAAGAGATCTGCGTGCTGGAAAGCGCCGACACGCTGCCCCGCTCCGATACCATCGAAAACCTCGTCAAGCCGTTCTTTGACTCGAAGATCGGCATGACCGGCGCGCAGAAAGTCGCCGCCAACACGCCCGACCACATCATCGGCTACTTCTCGCACCTGCGCCTGAAGCTGGAGCATTCGCTCTGCCTCGAAATCCCGCGCCTCGGCGAGTTGATTGCCTTCCGCAAGGTGCTGGACGGCATCCCGCGCGACGTCTCCATGGACGAAGCGTTTGTCGAGGCGATCGTCATCCAGCGCGGCCTCGAAGTGCGCTACGCGCCTGATGCCGTCGTGTTCAGCATGGGCCCGCAGACCGTCAACGACTTCATCGTGCAGCGCCGGCGCAACTACGCCGGGCACCTGCACCTGCGCCACAAATACGGCTATCGCGTCTCGTCGCTGGACTCGGGCCGCGTCATGCGGCTGGCGTTCGAGGAGATCTGGGGTGCGGTGCGACTGATCGGCGTGCTGGGTGTGCTGGCGACGGTGGAGTTCTGGGCGCGCCTGCTCGGCACCTACGACTACTATTTCCGCGGCCGCAAGCACGAAGTCTGGGAGATTGCCAAGACGACCAAGCAGTTCGATGCCGACCCGGCGCAGGCGGCCACCGATTCTCCCGGCGAACTGGGCAAAGGAGCGGCCCGATGA